In Buchnera aphidicola (Hyadaphis tataricae), the genomic stretch CCATTCAAATGTTAACCATAGACTATTTCCTAAACGCATTCTATCAATTACTCTTTCTCCTAATAAATTTTGCATACCTTTGTGATCTAAATTAGACAGCATTCCAGTCGAACGTTTAGATGATGATCGTCTATCCACTATTTGATTGATGATTACTTTTTCATAACGAGATTCAGTTTGCATTCCAATTTCGTCGATCATGAGCAAATCAACACTACTAAGATTATGCAACAAGTGTTCTTCGGTCATGTTACTAGACCCGTTAAATGTACCCTTCATATTAGACATTAAATCAGCTACTGTAACCAGTAAAATACTTTTTCCATGTAAAATTAAATAATTACCTATTGCCGATGCCAAATGATTTTTTCCTGTTCCTGGTTTTCCTGAAAAGATAAAGCTTGCAATATTTTTATTGAATTCTTCTGCATATTTTTTTGATGCTTTTAGCACTCTTCTATGACCATCGTGTTCAACTTTGTAATTGTCAAATGAACAATTCATATACAATTCTCGAATACCTGA encodes the following:
- the dnaC gene encoding DNA replication protein DnaC, which produces MTFYTEFFKRLQRLMPHNIKPKFKNEEDLLSWNQEQGRLSSEFIIRENKAMKMQRVLGRSGIRELYMNCSFDNYKVEHDGHRRVLKASKKYAEEFNKNIASFIFSGKPGTGKNHLASAIGNYLILHGKSILLVTVADLMSNMKGTFNGSSNMTEEHLLHNLSSVDLLMIDEIGMQTESRYEKVIINQIVDRRSSSKRSTGMLSNLDHKGMQNLLGERVIDRMRLGNSLWLTFEWESYRQYVTGNEY